AAAACCAGTGCCATGAACAAGCGCATTCTATTACCGACAGATTTTTCACAATACGCGTTCAACGCTATCCGCTATGCCCTAAATCTTTACGACTCGGTCGATTGTGATTTCTACTTTCTCAATGTTTACCAAGTAGATGGCTATGCATTGGACAACATGATGATGGTTCCCGAACCTGGTGAGAGGGCCTTCGAAGTGGCAAAACGAAAGTCTGAAGAGCAATTCGAAAAATTGATGGAACAATTGAGGGCACACCCCAAAAATCCGAGGCACAGGTATCACACCATATCGACCTTCAATTCACTGTTGGAAGCCGTGAAACAGACCATAGCCAAAAAAGACATTGACATCGTGGTCATGGGTACTAAAGGCCTTACCCAATCTAGAACGGTCATCTATGGCACCAATGCCATCAATGTCATGGAAAAGGTAACGGAATGCCCAGTATTGGCAGTGCCTTTAGAGACACAGTTTGTACCTCCTAAAGAAATTGTCTTTCCCACCGATTTTAAGACCGTTTTTAAGCGTAAAGAACTCAATTATCTGATTGAAATCTGTAAAATGCATAATTCGTTTCTATGGATATTGCACATAGATAGAACCGATGGCCTCAGTAAAAGGCAGTTAGAGAACAAAGATCTTTTAGATTCGATTTTAGGCGACATAGACCATGACTACAATATCTTGGAGGATATGAAAGTGCAAGAGGGCATCAACATCTTTGTCGAAAGCCGTGGCAGCGATATGATTGCCTTTATCAATAGAAAGCACCACTTTTTCGGAAGCATTTTCACAAAACCCCTG
This portion of the Flagellimonas lutaonensis genome encodes:
- a CDS encoding universal stress protein, with the protein product MNKRILLPTDFSQYAFNAIRYALNLYDSVDCDFYFLNVYQVDGYALDNMMMVPEPGERAFEVAKRKSEEQFEKLMEQLRAHPKNPRHRYHTISTFNSLLEAVKQTIAKKDIDIVVMGTKGLTQSRTVIYGTNAINVMEKVTECPVLAVPLETQFVPPKEIVFPTDFKTVFKRKELNYLIEICKMHNSFLWILHIDRTDGLSKRQLENKDLLDSILGDIDHDYNILEDMKVQEGINIFVESRGSDMIAFINRKHHFFGSIFTKPLVKELGYHSRIPILVLNDRS